In a single window of the Mesoplodon densirostris isolate mMesDen1 chromosome 16, mMesDen1 primary haplotype, whole genome shotgun sequence genome:
- the PLK1 gene encoding serine/threonine-protein kinase PLK1, with translation MSAAATAGKLARAPADPGKVGVPGAAAPGAPAAAPAAKEIPEVLVDPRSRRRYLRGRFLGKGGFAKCFEISDADTKEVFAGKIVPKSLLLKPHQKEKMSMEISIHRSLAHQHVVGFHGFFEDNDFVFVVLELCRRRSLLELHKRRKALTEPEARYYLRQIVLGCQYLHRNRVIHRDLKLGNLFLNEDLEVKIGDFGLATKVEYDGERKKTLCGTPNYIAPEVLSKKGHSFEVDVWSIGCIMYTLLVGKPPFETSCLKETYLRIKKNEYSIPKHINPVAASLIQKMLQTDPTARPTIQELLDDEFFTSGYIPARLPITCLTIPPRFSIAPSSLDPSSRKPLTVLNKGMENPMPERPQEKEEPVVREASEAVDCHLGDMLQQLHSVNASKPSERGLVRQEEAEDPACIPIFWVSKWVDYSDKYGLGYQLCDNSVGVLFNDSTRLILYNDGDSLQYIERDGTESYLTVSSHPNSLIKKITLLKYFRNYMSEHLLKAGANITPREGDELARLPYLRTWFRTRSAIILHLSNGCVQINFFQDHTKLILCPLMAAVTYIDEKRDFRTYRLSLLEEYGCSKELASRLRYARTMVDKLLSSRSATNRLKASS, from the exons ATGAGTGCGGCGGCAACTGCAGGGAAGCTGGCGCGGGCACCAGCCGATCCAGGGAAAGTCGGGGTCCCTGGAGCTGCAGCTCCCGGGGCCCCGGCGGCTGCCCCGGCGGCGAAAGAGATCCCGGAGGTCCTAGTGGACCCGCGCAGCCGGCGGCGCTATCTGCGGGGCCGCTTTCTGGGAAAGGGCGGCTTTGCCAAGTGCTTCGAGATCTCGGACGCGGACACTAAGGAGGTGTTTGCGGGCAAGATCGTGCCTAAGTCGCTGTTGCTCAAACCGCACCAGAAGGAGAAGATGTCCATGGAGATATCCATTCACCGCAGCCTCGCTCACCAGCACGTCGTCGGCTTCCACGGCTTTTTCGAGGACAACGACTTTGTGTTCGTGGTGTTGGAGCTCTGCCGCCGAAGG TCTCTCCTGGAGCTGCACAAGCGGAGGAAAGCACTCACCGAGCCCGAGGCCCGCTACTATCTGCGGCAGATCGTCCTCGGCTGCCAGTACCTGCATCGAAACCGCGTTATTCACAGAGATCTCAAGCTGGGCAACCTCTTCCTGAACGAGGATCTGGAGGTGAAAATAG GGGATTTTGGACTGGCAACCAAAGTCGAGTATGACGGGGAACGGAAGAAGACCCTGTGCGGGACTCCTAATTACATAGCTCCAGAGGTGCTGAGCAAGAAAGGGCACAGTTTCGAGGTGGACGTGTGGTCCATTGGGTGTATCAT GTACACCTTGTTAGTGGGCAAACCACCTTTTGAGACCTCTTGCCTAAAAGAGACCTACCTCCGGATCAAGAAGAATGAGTACAGTATTCCCAAG CACATCAACCCCGTGGCCGCCTCCCTCATCCAGAAGATGCTTCAGACAGATCCCACTGCCCGTCCAACCATTCAGGAGCTGCTTGATGACGAGTTTTTCACTTCTGGCTATATCCCTGCCCGCCTCCCCATCACCTGCCTCACCATTCCGCCCAGGTTTTCAATTGCTCCCAGTAGCCTGGACCCCAGCAGCCGGAAGCCTCTCACCGTCCTCAATAAAG GCATGGAGAACCCCATGCCCGAGCGTCCCCAGGAAAAAGAGGAGCCAGTGGTGCGGGAGGCCAGCGAGGCGGTCGACTGCCACCTCGGCGACATGCTGCAGCAGCTGCACAGCGTCAACGCCTCCAAGCCCTCAGAGCGGGGGCTGGTGAGGCAAG AGGAGGCTGAGGATCCCGCCTGCATCCCCATCTTCTGGGTCAGCAAGTGGGTGGACTATTCGGACAAATATGGCCTTG GGTACCAGCTGTGCGACAACAGCGTGGGAGTGCTCTTCAACGACTCAACACGCCTCATCCTCTACAACGATGGCGACAGCCTGCAGTACATCGAGCGTGATGGCACGGAGTCCTACCTCACCGTGAGTTCGCATCCCAACTCCCTGATAAAGAAG ATCACCCTCCTCAAGTATTTCCGAAACTACATGAGCGAACACTTGCTGAAGGCGGGTGCCAACATCACGCCCCGGGAAGGCGACGAGCTAGCCCGGCTACCCTACCTGCGTACCTGGTTTCGCACCCGCAGCGCCATCATTCTGCACCTCAGTAATGGCTGCGTGCAGATCAACTTCTTCCAG GACCACACCAAACTCATCCTGTGCCCGCTGATGGCTGCCGTGACCTACATCGACGAGAAGCGGGACTTCCGCACGTACCGCCTGAGCCTCCTGGAGGAGTACGGCTGCTCCAAGGAGCTGGCCAGCCGGCTGCGCTATGCTCGCACCATGGTGGACAAGCTGCTGAGTTCACGCTCGGCCACCAACCGCCTCAAGGCCTCCTCGTAG